One region of Brachyspira hampsonii genomic DNA includes:
- a CDS encoding peptidylprolyl isomerase, whose protein sequence is MIKKIFFSIFCIVLFSSFLYSEDTNWVIRIRDGEGNIKKLMTVEECLSEISNLTVLRGAPEEAVNALLTNDFQLWQFASQIIDQEVIYLKAVEEGYDKDEEVLKLISKERDNQLSQLYMQEKVADDFAVVTDEEKRRFFNNNISRIRAAVGPNVTYEQVAMEIETTILQERMRNEYDKIIESAKTNYNLKYSLNTDPCVTIEEKTIPLSEFNNMFDESIKQAGANIPAALKLQAKEGMFKAFVAREIMMYEAKKEGFYETPQAKSIENFLTRNAVNANFINKTIRSTIPAPTEEEINLAYERYGKMYNIDSLPYADAQKALASLVVEAKTQQKYQILVTDLRYRYNIEKNIDLLLKK, encoded by the coding sequence ATGATAAAAAAAATATTTTTTTCAATTTTTTGTATAGTATTATTTTCTTCTTTCTTATATTCAGAGGATACTAATTGGGTAATTAGGATAAGAGACGGTGAAGGAAATATAAAAAAACTTATGACTGTTGAAGAATGCTTGTCTGAAATATCTAATCTTACTGTTTTAAGAGGAGCTCCGGAAGAAGCTGTTAATGCTCTTCTTACCAATGATTTTCAATTATGGCAGTTTGCTTCTCAAATTATAGATCAGGAAGTAATATATTTAAAAGCTGTTGAAGAGGGATATGATAAAGATGAAGAAGTATTAAAATTAATTTCTAAAGAAAGAGATAATCAATTATCTCAGCTTTATATGCAGGAAAAAGTTGCAGATGATTTTGCTGTAGTAACAGATGAAGAAAAAAGAAGATTCTTTAATAATAATATATCAAGAATAAGAGCTGCTGTAGGTCCTAATGTAACTTATGAACAGGTTGCTATGGAAATAGAAACAACAATTCTTCAAGAGCGTATGAGAAATGAATATGATAAAATCATAGAATCAGCAAAAACTAATTACAATTTGAAATATTCGCTTAATACAGATCCTTGCGTTACTATAGAGGAAAAAACTATACCTTTATCAGAATTTAATAATATGTTTGATGAGTCTATAAAACAAGCAGGAGCAAATATTCCGGCTGCATTAAAACTTCAGGCTAAAGAGGGAATGTTTAAAGCATTTGTAGCTAGAGAAATTATGATGTATGAAGCTAAAAAAGAAGGATTTTATGAAACTCCTCAGGCTAAATCAATAGAAAATTTCTTAACTAGAAATGCTGTTAATGCCAATTTTATAAACAAAACCATAAGATCAACTATACCTGCTCCTACAGAAGAAGAAATTAATTTGGCTTATGAGCGATATGGTAAAATGTATAATATAGATTCTTTGCCTTATGCTGATGCCCAAAAAGCATTAGCCAGCTTAGTGGTGGAAGCTAAAACACAGCAAAAATATCAAATATTAGTTACAGATCTAAGATACCGATACAATATAGAAAAGAATATTGATTTATTATTAAAAAAGTGA
- a CDS encoding DUF948 domain-containing protein, giving the protein MQDITFQINVIAISLAFIAISILILVLAIFFVLLAGYFRFTNRFDRILENIESISEKIGSIANTVDDEANKVKLTLDSIHDSFNNLSSSISNFSSMTSNISNNFSIINIFKSIFAIFTGKNRKKDDFTENDDEDF; this is encoded by the coding sequence ATGCAGGATATTACATTTCAAATTAATGTTATAGCTATATCTTTAGCTTTTATAGCCATTTCTATATTAATATTAGTTTTAGCTATATTTTTTGTTTTACTTGCAGGTTATTTTAGATTTACTAATAGATTCGATAGAATACTAGAAAATATCGAATCTATTAGTGAAAAAATAGGAAGCATTGCAAATACAGTAGATGATGAAGCTAATAAGGTTAAACTAACATTAGACAGTATCCATGATTCTTTTAATAATTTATCCAGCAGCATTAGTAATTTTAGTTCAATGACTTCAAATATATCTAATAACTTTAGCATTATTAATATATTTAAATCTATATTTGCCATATTTACCGGTAAAAATAGAAAAAAAGATGATTTCACTGAAAATGATGATGAAGATTTTTGA
- a CDS encoding YtxH domain-containing protein, with protein sequence MSREVSGMFSFLFGLTAGLALGVLFAPKAGEETREDIKETMDNIKYKVDDIYHRSVLKTSELVEKGKEKTNDFFEKRKKKDSEETVEE encoded by the coding sequence ATGTCTAGAGAAGTATCAGGTATGTTTTCATTTTTATTTGGCTTAACTGCAGGTCTTGCTTTGGGAGTATTATTTGCACCAAAAGCCGGAGAAGAAACTAGAGAAGATATTAAAGAAACTATGGATAATATTAAATATAAAGTAGATGATATTTATCATAGAAGCGTATTAAAAACTTCAGAATTAGTTGAAAAAGGAAAAGAAAAAACAAATGATTTCTTTGAAAAAAGAAAGAAAAAAGATTCTGAAGAAACTGTTGAAGAATAA